In one window of Paracholeplasma morum DNA:
- the rplX gene encoding 50S ribosomal protein L24, producing MNIKAGDTVVVIAGKDKHKVDKKGKKIQTTGKVLKAFPGEDRLLVEGVNKVKKHQRPTQQNEKGQILEVEAPIHASNVMILDPKLNVPTRVGYKVVDGKKVRYAKKSGASLDK from the coding sequence AACATTAAAGCTGGAGATACAGTTGTAGTAATCGCTGGTAAAGACAAACATAAAGTCGATAAAAAAGGCAAAAAGATTCAAACAACTGGTAAAGTATTAAAAGCATTTCCTGGTGAAGACCGTCTATTAGTTGAAGGCGTAAACAAGGTAAAAAAACACCAAAGACCAACTCAACAAAACGAAAAAGGTCAAATCTTGGAAGTTGAAGCACCAATTCATGCATCCAATGTTATGATTCTCGACCCTAAATTAAATGTTCCAACTCGCGTTGGTTACAAAGTCGTAGACGGTAAGAAAGTCCGTTATGCGAAAAAATCAGGCGCTAGCCTTGATAAATAA